The proteins below come from a single Streptococcus hyointestinalis genomic window:
- the purM gene encoding phosphoribosylformylglycinamidine cyclo-ligase, translating into MSKNAYAQSGVDVEAGYEVVERIKKHVAKTERLGVMGALGGFGGMFDLTALDVKEPVLISGTDGVGTKLMLAIQYDKHDTIGQDCVAMCVNDIVAAGAEPLYFLDYIATGKNEPAKLEQVVKGVADGCVEAGAGLIGGETAEMPGMYGEDDYDLAGFAVGVAEKSQIIDGSKVKAGDVLLGLASSGIHSNGYSLVRRVFADFDGDAVLPDLEGRALKDVLLEPTRIYVKALLPLIKENLVNGIAHITGGGFVENVPRMFADHLAAEIEEDKIPVLPIFKALEKYGDIKHEEMFEIFNMGLGMILAVSPENVDRVKSLLDEEVYQVGRIVEKEDKSVIIK; encoded by the coding sequence ATGTCTAAAAATGCTTATGCCCAGTCAGGCGTTGATGTGGAAGCGGGCTATGAGGTCGTTGAGCGTATCAAAAAGCACGTGGCAAAAACCGAGCGTCTGGGTGTCATGGGGGCACTTGGTGGCTTTGGTGGGATGTTTGACTTGACAGCGCTTGATGTCAAGGAGCCTGTTCTCATCTCTGGGACAGACGGTGTCGGCACCAAGCTCATGCTGGCTATCCAGTACGACAAGCACGATACCATCGGTCAGGACTGTGTGGCTATGTGTGTCAATGACATCGTCGCAGCAGGTGCAGAGCCGCTTTACTTCCTCGACTACATCGCAACGGGCAAGAACGAACCAGCTAAGCTTGAGCAAGTAGTCAAGGGTGTTGCGGACGGCTGTGTGGAGGCTGGTGCTGGTCTTATCGGTGGCGAGACCGCTGAAATGCCTGGTATGTACGGTGAGGACGACTACGACTTAGCTGGTTTTGCGGTCGGTGTGGCGGAGAAATCCCAGATTATCGACGGCAGCAAGGTCAAAGCTGGCGATGTTCTCTTAGGACTCGCTTCAAGCGGTATCCACTCAAACGGCTACTCGCTAGTGCGTCGTGTCTTTGCAGACTTTGACGGTGACGCTGTTCTTCCTGATCTTGAAGGAAGAGCGCTCAAGGATGTCTTGCTTGAGCCGACCCGTATCTACGTTAAGGCCCTTTTGCCACTGATTAAGGAAAATCTGGTCAACGGTATCGCTCACATCACAGGTGGTGGTTTCGTGGAGAATGTCCCTCGTATGTTTGCTGACCATTTGGCAGCTGAGATTGAGGAGGACAAGATTCCAGTCCTTCCGATTTTCAAAGCCTTGGAAAAATACGGCGACATTAAGCACGAGGAAATGTTTGAAATCTTCAACATGGGGCTGGGCATGATTTTGGCGGTTTCTCCTGAAAATGTCGACAGGGTCAAGAGCCTGCTAGACGAAGAAGTCTACCAAGTCGGACGTATCGTGGAAAAAGAAGATAAGAGTGTAATCATCAAATGA
- the purN gene encoding phosphoribosylglycinamide formyltransferase, whose protein sequence is MTKRIAVFASGNGSNFQVIAEQFPVAFVFSDHRDAYVLERAKSLGVPSYAFELKEFDNKAAYEAAIVDLLEEHEIDLVVLAGYMKIVASTLLAKYEGRMINIHPAYLPEFPGAHGIEDAWAAGVAESGVTIHWVDSGVDSGQIIRQERVPRLEGDTIDSFEERIHAMEYRLYPEVLESLGVKRHQE, encoded by the coding sequence ATGACCAAAAGAATAGCAGTATTTGCCTCGGGCAATGGCTCCAACTTCCAAGTCATCGCTGAGCAGTTTCCAGTTGCCTTTGTCTTTTCAGACCACCGTGATGCCTATGTGCTTGAGCGTGCCAAGAGTCTCGGTGTGCCTAGCTATGCTTTTGAGCTCAAAGAGTTTGACAACAAAGCTGCTTATGAAGCGGCTATCGTGGACTTGCTGGAAGAGCACGAGATTGACCTCGTAGTGCTGGCTGGTTACATGAAAATCGTAGCCAGCACCCTCCTTGCCAAGTACGAGGGGCGCATGATTAACATCCACCCAGCTTACTTGCCAGAATTTCCCGGTGCGCACGGCATTGAGGACGCTTGGGCAGCAGGTGTGGCAGAAAGCGGTGTGACCATTCACTGGGTAGACTCGGGCGTTGACAGCGGACAAATCATTCGCCAAGAGCGTGTGCCACGCTTAGAGGGTGACACCATCGATAGCTTTGAAGAGCGTATCCATGCCATGGAATACCGCCTTTACCCAGAGGTTTTGGAGAGTTTGGGTGTAAAGAGACATCAAGAATGA
- the purF gene encoding amidophosphoribosyltransferase — translation MTYEVKSLNEECGIFGIWGHPQAAQVTYFGLHSLQHRGQEGAGILSNDNGKLLRHRDTGLVSEVFHKPSDLEKLTGQAAIGHVRYATAGEASIDNIQPFHFKFSDTQFGLAHNGNLTNTESLKKALESQGAIFSSSSDTEILAHLIRRSHHPEFMGRVKEALNTVKGGFAYLLMLEDKIIAALDPNGFRPLSVGKMKNGAWVISSETCAFEVIGAEWVRDVKPGEIVVIDDNGIHYDSYTTDTQLAICSMEYIYFARPDSVISGVNVHTARKNTGRRLAQEFKHEADIVVGVPNSSLSAASGFSEESGLPNEMGLIKNQYTQRTFIQPTQELREQGVRMKLSAVSSIVKGKRVVMVDDSIVRGTTSRRIVQLLREAGASEVHVAIASPPLKYPCFYGIDIQTRRELIAANHSVDEICEIIGADSLTYLSLDGLIESVGLETDAPNGGLCVAYFDGNYPTPLYDYEERYLQSLEEKTSFY, via the coding sequence ATGACATACGAAGTAAAATCTTTAAATGAAGAATGTGGTATCTTTGGCATTTGGGGGCACCCTCAAGCTGCCCAAGTGACCTACTTTGGTCTCCACAGTCTTCAGCACCGAGGTCAGGAGGGGGCAGGTATCCTCTCCAATGACAACGGTAAACTACTACGTCACCGTGATACGGGGCTTGTGTCAGAGGTCTTTCACAAGCCAAGCGACTTGGAAAAGTTAACAGGACAAGCCGCTATTGGGCATGTGCGTTATGCCACAGCAGGTGAGGCTTCTATTGATAACATCCAACCTTTTCACTTTAAATTTTCAGATACCCAGTTTGGCTTGGCGCACAATGGCAATCTGACCAATACAGAAAGTCTCAAGAAAGCGCTAGAGAGCCAAGGGGCAATTTTCTCAAGCTCATCAGACACAGAGATTTTGGCGCATTTGATTCGTCGTAGCCATCATCCAGAGTTTATGGGACGTGTCAAGGAAGCGCTCAACACTGTCAAGGGCGGCTTTGCCTACCTCTTGATGTTAGAGGACAAGATTATCGCAGCGCTTGACCCAAATGGTTTTAGACCACTTTCTGTTGGTAAGATGAAAAATGGCGCTTGGGTCATCTCAAGTGAAACCTGTGCTTTTGAGGTGATTGGTGCTGAGTGGGTGCGTGATGTCAAGCCTGGTGAGATTGTTGTCATTGATGACAATGGTATCCACTACGACAGCTACACGACAGACACCCAGCTTGCCATTTGCTCTATGGAGTACATCTACTTTGCACGCCCTGACTCTGTTATCAGCGGTGTCAATGTCCATACGGCTCGTAAAAATACAGGGCGCCGTTTGGCTCAAGAATTTAAACACGAAGCGGATATCGTCGTTGGTGTGCCCAACTCCTCTCTATCAGCAGCTTCTGGCTTCTCAGAAGAGTCAGGTCTGCCAAACGAGATGGGCTTGATTAAAAACCAGTACACCCAGCGTACCTTTATCCAGCCAACGCAAGAGTTGCGTGAGCAGGGTGTGCGCATGAAGTTGTCAGCTGTGTCAAGTATTGTCAAGGGCAAACGCGTGGTCATGGTGGACGATTCTATCGTTCGAGGGACGACCAGCCGCCGTATCGTTCAGCTCTTGCGTGAAGCGGGAGCGTCTGAGGTACATGTAGCAATTGCCAGTCCTCCCCTCAAATATCCATGTTTCTACGGCATTGACATTCAGACACGTCGTGAGTTGATTGCGGCAAACCACAGTGTGGATGAGATTTGTGAGATTATCGGAGCGGATAGTCTGACTTACCTCTCGCTTGATGGTTTGATTGAGTCAGTTGGCTTAGAGACAGATGCGCCAAATGGTGGGTTGTGTGTGGCTTACTTTGACGGCAACTACCCAACACCACTCTATGACTACGAGGAGCGCTATTTGCAAAGTTTAGAGGAAAAAACGAGTTTTTATTAA
- the purH gene encoding bifunctional phosphoribosylaminoimidazolecarboxamide formyltransferase/IMP cyclohydrolase, with translation MTKKALISVSDKAGIIAFAQELRTLGWDIISTGGTKTALDNAGVETIAIDDVTGFPEMMDGRVKTLHPKIHGGLLARRDLDSHLDAAKSHEIDLIDLVVVNLYPFKETILKPDVTYADAVENIDIGGPSMLRSAAKNHASVTVVVDPTDYAVVLDELKNAGETTLDTRKRLAAKVFRHTAAYDALIADYFTKQVGEEKPEKLTITYDLKQPMRYGENPQQDADFYQSALPTDYAISSAKQLNGKELSFNNIRDADAAIRIIRDFKDKPTVVALKHMNPCGIGQADDIETAWDYAYESDPVSIFGGIVVLNREVDAATAEKMHSIFLEIIIAPSYTDEALAILTNKKKNLRILQLPFDKQAESEIEPEYTGVVGGLLVQNQDVIAENPADWQVVTKRQPTEQERTALEFAWKSIKYVKSNGIIITNDRMVLGVGPGQTNRVASVKIAIDQARDRLEGAALASDAFFPFADNIEEIAASGIKAIIQPGGSVRDQESIDAADKHGLTMIFTGVRHFRH, from the coding sequence ATGACAAAAAAAGCACTGATTAGTGTGTCAGATAAAGCTGGCATTATCGCATTTGCGCAAGAATTGCGTACGCTTGGTTGGGACATTATCTCAACAGGTGGGACTAAGACAGCCCTTGACAATGCAGGGGTTGAGACTATTGCTATTGACGATGTGACGGGCTTTCCAGAGATGATGGACGGTCGTGTCAAGACCCTTCATCCAAAGATTCACGGAGGCTTGCTAGCTCGTCGTGACCTTGACAGCCACTTGGACGCAGCTAAGAGCCACGAGATTGACCTCATTGACCTTGTGGTGGTTAATCTTTATCCGTTTAAGGAAACCATTCTCAAGCCAGATGTGACCTATGCGGACGCTGTGGAAAATATCGATATCGGCGGTCCTTCAATGCTCCGCTCAGCGGCTAAAAACCATGCCAGCGTGACTGTAGTCGTTGACCCAACGGACTACGCTGTGGTCCTAGACGAGTTGAAAAATGCAGGAGAAACCACGCTAGACACTCGTAAACGCTTGGCAGCTAAAGTCTTCCGCCACACAGCAGCTTATGACGCTCTCATTGCGGACTACTTCACCAAGCAAGTGGGCGAAGAAAAGCCTGAGAAGCTGACCATCACCTACGACCTCAAACAGCCTATGCGCTACGGGGAAAATCCTCAGCAGGACGCTGATTTTTACCAGTCCGCCTTGCCAACAGACTATGCCATCTCATCTGCTAAGCAGTTGAACGGAAAAGAGTTGTCCTTTAACAACATCCGTGACGCTGACGCTGCTATCCGTATCATCCGTGACTTTAAGGACAAGCCAACGGTTGTGGCACTCAAGCACATGAATCCATGTGGTATCGGTCAGGCAGATGACATTGAGACGGCTTGGGACTACGCCTATGAGTCAGACCCAGTCTCTATCTTTGGTGGGATTGTCGTGCTCAACCGTGAGGTGGACGCAGCGACAGCTGAGAAAATGCACAGCATTTTCCTTGAAATCATCATCGCACCAAGCTACACAGATGAAGCGCTAGCCATTTTGACCAACAAAAAGAAAAACTTGCGTATCTTGCAGTTGCCATTTGACAAGCAGGCTGAAAGCGAAATCGAGCCAGAATACACAGGTGTCGTAGGCGGGCTTTTGGTGCAAAACCAAGATGTCATTGCTGAAAATCCAGCCGACTGGCAAGTCGTGACCAAGCGCCAGCCAACAGAACAAGAGCGCACAGCCCTTGAGTTTGCTTGGAAGTCTATCAAGTACGTTAAGTCAAACGGTATCATTATCACCAACGACCGTATGGTGCTAGGCGTAGGTCCTGGTCAGACCAACCGTGTGGCGTCTGTCAAGATTGCCATTGACCAAGCCCGTGACCGCTTAGAAGGTGCGGCGCTAGCTTCTGACGCTTTCTTCCCATTTGCGGACAATATCGAAGAAATCGCAGCGAGCGGTATCAAGGCTATCATCCAGCCAGGTGGATCTGTGCGTGACCAAGAATCTATTGACGCAGCTGATAAGCATGGTTTGACCATGATTTTCACTGGCGTGAGACATTTCAGACATTAA